Proteins from a genomic interval of Dunckerocampus dactyliophorus isolate RoL2022-P2 chromosome 5, RoL_Ddac_1.1, whole genome shotgun sequence:
- the fancf gene encoding Fanconi anemia group F protein, with the protein MRSSPSGTNKSGKWNWESQRTEAPERERRMEAVLKNLSSTVELLAVAARSGDVHHWDGRTLSRAFHWACYCEHLFSRFHQNPQIRGVMETQLQHTNNSLRAVFSDYSDLSFLDLSQCQHLLLRELLKNTKLPLSIIKILFDTKAPANIQPGDYPDITGLCSHIIQRKSACKILSPLSDQSAVGADAQVQATMLMKSLGAFLGCGGETCWAQRFLDSVLQGCKEAEHLCLVLAAALLTEGNAHAQTASVDFLLDWIQQTHGLLQHMCFTLPSSLVKDLAKGHVKFRDAYCAVLKKEASDMEYCIDDGEWVQSSANPKVSFQEVTDRFVTLLEACPAWRSTVEEELNELKISDGDFDVRGLSVWGDLLAEIHKRQSHVDG; encoded by the exons ATGCGCAGCAGTCCCAGCGGCACAAACAAAAGTGGTAAATGGAAC TGGGAGTCACAGCGCACCGAGGCTCCAGAGAGAGAGCGCCGGATGGAAGCAGTGCTGAAAAACTTATCGAGCACGGTCGAGCTGCTGGCGGTGGCGGCGCGGAGCGGTGACGTCCATCACTGGGACGGACGCACTCTGTCCCGGGCATTTCATTGGGCCTGCTACTGCGAGCACCTTTTCTCCAGGTTTCACCAAAACCCCCAAATAAGAGGGGTTATGGAAACGCAATTACAGCATACGAATAACAGTTTGCGGGCTGTCTTCAGTGACTACTCTGATCTGTCCTTTTTGGACCTGTCTCAATGCCAGCACTTGCTACTAAGAGAGCTCCTAAAAAACACTAAACTCCCTCTCTCCATCATTAAGATACTCTTTGACACAAAAGCACCAGCAAACATTCAACCAGGAGACTATCCAGACATCACAGGTCTTTGCAGTCACATCATTCAGAGAAAATCTGCTTGCAAAATCTTGAGTCCTCTCTCGGACCAGTCAGCTGTTGGTGCTGATGCTCAGGTGCAGGCGACAATGTTGATGAAGAGCTTGGGCGCCTTCCTGGGTTGTGGTGGAGAAACTTGCTGGGCGCAGCGTTTTCTTGACTCTGTTCTCCAGGGATGCAAAGAAGCAGAACATTTGTGTCTGGTCCTTGCTGCTGCTTTGCTGACAGAAGGAAACGCACATGCACAGACTGCCTCAGTGGATTTTCTCCTGGACTGGATCCAGCAAACACACGGCTTGCTGCAACACATGTGCTTTACATTGCCTTCTTCTCTTGTTAAAGACCTCGCTAAAGGACATGTTAAATTTAGAGACGCCTACTGTGCTGTTCTTAAAAAGGAGGCCAGCGATATGGAGTACTGCATTGATGATGGCGAGTGGGTGCAAAGCAGCGCAAATCCCAAAGTGTCTTTTCAGGAAGTGACTGACCGCTTTGTGACCTTGCTTGAGGCATGCCCAGCCTGGAGGAGCACTGTAGAAGAAGAGCTGAATGAATTGAAAATATCTGATGGAGACTTTGATGTCAGAGGACTGAGTGTATGGGGAGACCTATTAGCAGAAATACACAAACGACAGTCACATGTAGATGGATAA